One Glycine max cultivar Williams 82 chromosome 8, Glycine_max_v4.0, whole genome shotgun sequence genomic window, GATTTGAGGAAGTGATAGtgtaatattttcaaacataCAAGAGAATGCTAGTataatgttttcaattttattaataatacatttcaattttacgagaatgaaaaatatataaaaaattttgtaacgatgattttcaaattttttgatatttttaaggaaaaaaacatattttaggcttaaaaaaatttaattggctATTGATTTAACTATTGCCTTTGTTGCTCTTAACCTGTTGTAACATACAAAAACTGTTAATATCCTTAAAAAAGTAACAGCTGTTACAAAGTATAGATTTTGTTCCATGCATGTGGCTTGGTTTCCTTGAGATAAGGGTTGGTGAGATAATATATTATTCTGATGGCCACAAAGTCTCACATTAAGTAGGAGTTGAGACCATaaatcatttataaatattttttcctttcaatccAATGAGACACTTTTTATTAGGATAAAACCATGACGCATCATTGATTGTCATATCTAAGCAGATAATACCTCAAATATGAAAACCCTAATGATATATGTGGATTTGAGGttaaaatattgatcctagAAGGAAGGTTTAAGTCACTCTTGCCTCTTAATCTCGACTAGGAGACTTGTTTTGATAATCACAAAATCTCACATCACTTAAGAGTGGAGGTTAGGGATCATTTATAAGCATCTTCTCTCAACCACCCAGGTACCTTTTACcaagataaatgaaaaaaaaatcactggaATAGATGCACTAAAAGTTATGATATTGGGTTTTATTgggtttattttatataacaagtCAGGTGAGttttttctgtcaaaaaaaaaagtaacatgaGTTTTAAATGAAACCTTAATGGAGTGTTTTTAATCTAAGTTTAtttatgaacttttttttaattaaatcacatGTATCCTTAATTTTACAATAGGTAATGTTGTTCACAACAAACTTGttcaaattgataaaattattatgaacacAAAAGTCTTTCTCCACCCTTAAAAGATACAGACTTATCTTCAacaaaagttatataaaaattaaatatcaataaaaCAATTACGTTATTATTGTCATTCGTTAATTCCTGTGATAATTATATGATCGGAAAATctaaaaaagatgaataaatgGTTTAACTTAAAAAGTTGTCATATTATGCctctaaaatcaaaatttgtctGCAATCGTTTACTGAATTAAGTGCTCTCATTACTTACATGTCACCCTTTAATTCTCCTCTCAGTCTTTCACTACCatcaaaatttaatcaaatttatttcaaaatgaaaaaccaCCCCAACAAAATCAGAAAACCAAATCAAAGAAAGGAAATGTTTATTAAATGATCATTGATCTCAATTTATAAGCAATGTGAGACTTTTAGAAGGATGaaccaaaagttttttttgccaaagaaacaaaaacaaaaggatgtttaatttataaaactacTAAAGTTTCCAGGCAACATTTGGTATAAGTGCAACTAAAAAGCTGATACTGCTTACTCAAGTAATAAGTATATAGATATATTGCTAATCAATAGAGAActgaaaaatataatgaaatatagAGCTACATTGTAGACTATAGAGATTAATACCTTTATAAATAAACTATTTAGTATGACTCAATATAAAGGTTTGGCCATTTTTGTCAAAGGCTTATGCAAAGAAATTGGAAAAAAGGCTCAGCCTGATTAATATGCTATTTTGATGAAAGGACTATAtatgtttataaattttgatgcatGCATTAGCTTAGGCAAAGATGAAGTgctctaaattttataaatggGACTCATACAATTGAAATGCCTGATATGTTAATTTTGCTAGTATACTGCTATTATGCAATATGATGGGcattatgatatttaattactGAAATGTTATCCTGCTGATATACATATGATAATTAAGCATGAAGTGTTGTCATacaaattaatatcaattatttacatttagaGGGTCCCACGAGCAACATGTCAAGTAGATGGACTAGCTAGTTACCAATACTATTGTACCGTCTAATTTGGGATGCCACATCTAGCCTCTATTAAGATTTGCTCTTTGACTGTGCAAAGTAAACATTATTTGGTGCACATTAAGGGTCCGTTCCATAGAgtgaaaataagaaacaaagtgAATTAAGATATGAAAGTTTTTGAAGAAGACTTAATCATATATGAACCTGAAAGAGACCTAATCATATGACGATTAAAAATTCCAATTAACAGAAATACTTGATTTTTTGTTGACgcaaattaaagaaacttcAAATTGAGCCTAATCCATGGCTCAGCGGGAGCATTATttacagaataaaaaaaaagaaggaaataatTAAAGCGGGGAAAAAGAATACAAACAATCATGAAAAGTTTATGAGGATTTATTCTGTGCTTTGCTTTCTTCTCAATTTCTCTTCAAGTAGGTCTTGATTGAACACTGTCATGATTCGTCAAAGTGATGTTAACAAATTCTTCTGGAACAAATTAAGCACCTTTTCATCCGTGTACCACTTGTCTTGAACAATGGGAAAAACAACCGGGGGTATAGATTCTTAGAAGGAGGAGGTGATTTATCTTCCTGCGACAGATAGCATGCAAATATATAAGATATGCGTTTGAGCATTAagaacaaaacatttaaagatgaaaaattcaaagtatatattgatttgataatttcttcttttttttttttgaaaaattatttgattaattctagctactctttttttaattcctcCTAATGTTGTCAAATAAGAtgtagaaattaattttacagataaagtaaaaggaaataattaaaacaatgaatattataaaaggaaaaaaaaaactgaaagcaGTTATGTAAACTCAGTTATATATTAATGTGTTATTCTTTTACCGAAAATCTCTCTTATGTTGACCATATCCTCGTCGATCTTAATTACTAACTGCTTCCTTAGATCTCTATctcattgttttgtttctttatgttttatttttttaataaagctaCATATGTGTatgaacaaagaaaaaaaaaatacaaatattgacATATCTCACAAGGTACGAGGTTTTAGTAAGTGtcgtaaataaaattttaataatttttcaaccaAATCTAATATTAGTTTGCACTTTCTGTGCCTAATTTAAAACCATCAACAATAACCTTAAGATAGCTTTGCTTAAAGTTGACTGcctttgtaataataataataataataataataataataataataataataataataataataataataataaagaccTCTAGcgtaatctttttcttttttatgttcattCTACCTATAGCTTAATTGTTTACCTACTTACACAATCAAAACTTGACTTTGCTTAGGTTAACTTATGTTTTAATAACGAATCAGTAAAATTGGGATGGCATGTCTACCTTAATTTGCTACAATTTGTTGTTTCACGGAGTGATGATAACATTATTTGGTTTATTGAAGGATCCTTAAGAAACTTAgcaatttgatgataaaaaaaaaaatcaaaactaaaaacaCTGGTTCTTCATATATGcaaaatgaatttataattaatctaaTCTAAACTTGGAAAACAATGGTTCTCTCTTACATGCAAAATGAATCTAATCTAATTTAATCTAAGCATGGCTCTTTGTACATGCAAAATGCACTAGGGACTGAATCTAATCTTAGGCTCAGAAGAGGGCACTAATTGCAGAATAACAAcaacatagaaaataaaataaaataaagcagcgaaaaaaatgcaaacaacAACGCATCATGAACATGTTCAGCTTATGAAGATTTAGTCTTGCTTTGCTTCTTCTCAATGTCTGTCCCAATCAGCTGTTTAAGATCCTCAAGGATGGTAGGTCTTGAGTGAACATCCTCGTGATTTGTCAAAGTAGTGACAATTCCGTTTGGAACAAAGCACCTTTCCTCCGTGTACAACTTCTCTTGAACAAGGGGAGAAACAACTAGAGCGTGTATATTTTCAGGAGGAGGTTCAGCTTTATCTTCCTGAgacaattaacaaaataatttaaggaGATACGAAATGAATttgaatattaagaaaaaaaaaagtaagatgaaaaattgaaagcatTGATTTGATAATTTCTAGCTCATTTTAAGGGTGGTAAATCACGGATGGCCCTATTTTTCAATTCTTCCAAATTTTGTCCAGTAAAATGAAGTAAAATGAAGAAATGCAttttataactattataaaagaaagtaaaacatggaatattaataataataataaaggaaaaacaAGTGGAGAATTTCATGTAAAGCAGTTACATAACAAACACGGTTTTTAAGCATATTTCTTGCTCTGGTGGAAGTCTCTTAATTATATAGATCCTGTCCTCCTCTTGTAACTGTTTTCCTTAACTTTCTTTAACCAAAGGAATGAAAAACAACATGGATACAACAGTGGGTCATAGTTTAGTAAATTGCATATAACTAACCAACTGGGGCAATTCAGCAATTTCAACTTGTATTTACAAAGAAGCAACATGGAGTCACGGAAGACATGCAATGGACTAAACCTTAATTACATTACAGCTTAGAAAACGTTTCTACGTGAACAATAATAGCATACTCTaactaattctaattaagcaAGTGTTCACACTTACTAGATGACCAAATATGCAATGACCCAGCACATGCATTCGGATTGTTAAAGCAAATATTGAGGCATCGTCACATATGaactaattaaaaacattaaaaagagACTCTATTAAGCATTtgtcaccaaaaaaataaaattaaaagaatgaaaagattgacattaaaagcaattaaaattcaagtgaaatagAGAAGTTTCATAACTTAACATCATTTGCGACCCACATGGTTGAAAATATGGCAAGAAATTAACAGTTACATACCTCAAGTATGTTCATGAGTTCAAGCATCCCAACTTGGGCTTGAAGGAACTTAACATACTTTGCAGCTGCATGAAGCATCTCAGCTGTGTTCATCTTGGGTCCACCAGGAACCAACTTCCCAAGCTCTTGAGTCTTCTCAGTGatctttcttctcctttctctcGGCGGAGATATTGGTCTCTTGGTACCTCTCTTCTCACACTGAAGATCCACACAAGGGTCTCCATATTGTGTAACCTCGTAGAAGACTGGTTGTTGGAGTTCCTCTGCTTGGAAGGAGGAGCAATTTTCATAAGGCACAACAAATCCATCTATTAAATTGGATAGTAGGGTTGGTGTGGTAATCTCTTGCAGTGAAGAGTACACGTGTTCttgatgttgttgtttttcCTCGTAGCAGCATTTTTTGCGTTTTGGGCATGGGAGAAGATTGTAATCTTCATGAGTCGGGAAAATGTCATCACGACTAGTGAGTGAAGTGAAGGGATCATAAGGATGGTTGATCCCTGGAGGATAGAGAAAACCGAAAGTTGGGTCAATGTAGTTCTCAAGAAGCGTGTTTGAAAGGAAGAAGCTTTCATCTAAGTAGGAAAAAAAGTGTTGGAGGTTTGGTGCTGCTACTTCTTCTTCTGGCATGGCTTCATGGAAAGTGTTTGTTTCTAAGTTGGAAATTTGAAGAGTGTCACAGTTGGAGTACGTGCTTAGTGCCATCATCACAAAACAACctgcaaatattaaaaaaaaataacaatttagtggATACTTAAACCAACATATATAGAATAGAAGAAATTGTGCATTAATTCGtaattctatatatatacaatGCACATGCATTCGAGCCTAGTGTAACGGTTAAAATTAAAGCTCAAGTGATGTAGAaacaggaagaagaagaagataacaACTAAGAAGAGACAAGACTTGAGATTTTAGTAATGTATATGGCACGCACAAGCACAAGAATCTTTGCTTTAGATATTTGTAGCAAGTAGTAGAGTATTTGTGTGCGAGACCTGAGAGATACGACGATGTTGTTGTAGATTTGAGTGTGAGAGATTAAGGAAAAGACTGTGTGAAGACTTCTATGCATGGAAGCTATGAAAAGAAAACTGACTCTATCCTCACTCGGCCCTCTTTGTGGGTTCAGATAATTTAGGGGAAGTTGCTGGCAGTTATGGAGAATGGattattagcattttttttcttttcttttcttttcctaggTGATCGAGAGagacaagaaaataacacaaaattttagcccttgtttttattttaactgcTATAATTTCAGGGCATGGTTGTGATATTTTGGACCTTttatgtaaaattgatttttatttttatctatttttgtcAAAAGTACTGATATTTTAGCTCGTTTTTTTATGTAGTTTCTTTCTGCTTTAGGGATTTTATCCTCTACTTACTTTGGTATAATAACGCTAAATTTTAAGTCatgaactatttttaaaatataattaacaagtTTAAGTGAAAGTAGAGAATGTTAATTATGcaaattaaataacttttcaTATAATATAAAGTGATAATTTGAATGAGTTTCACTAAACTTAGTTTTGTTAGGTAAGGTGTAGTCTAGTTATAATTcataaattgttataaatatCATGATACTGACTTCCATTCTttgggataaaaaaaaagttatgttttGTTAATTATAAGACATGAATCGAATTAAATACAACATATGTGTTTGagcatataattaaaaaacatatttgaaatACAACCACTTTCAAAATACATCATCTTCTCTATATAGTGACATATttgacatatttttattttagaagcaCATATATGATGTATCTCAAGGGGTAGGGGTTCAGGTATTTGGTATTCCAGCTGGTGTAGGAATCCCATTGAAAATATCAGAAATCAGAATCAGCCTGACAAAGCCATGATATGATATACGCTATTATATATATCTGTTATTCTCCTTCTGCATAAATCGTGACAGGGATAGTCAAGTTtagtttttaagtttaaaactcaagtttttttaattttgaaattctttagtAAACGCTTGCGCATCTTTGTGATTGGTGAGAAAAATACCTTGTAGCACATCATTTTGGTAGTGGCATCTGATAAGATGGTTCGGCCAATAAAATTGTCAGATTCCAATTTTActttcaatcaataaaataattttaaattgttctTAACATGTTCTCCTCAATACcacaatttgtaattttgtatggTAGAAATTAATATTCctgtcataaaatatattttcaatacaaTTTTACCCAAAATTTGAAGACAACTTATGCCGAAAAGTATGAATATGCTTATGCGCAATTATGCTTAATAGTTTTTCAGTACGGTTATAttcatggtatttttttttttggtcaaagTAAATGCAACTGGCAATTTCAGATTTAAAATCTACAAAGCAGTGTGAAGCTACACAAAATCCCAGCTAAATTAATGTCACAACCATGCACTgaaattgtatatattgtatagcaaaatgaaaaaaataaaatggggaCTGAAATGTTTTGTGCCATAATTTTTCTATAGGTaccaaagaaaaatcataaatgtaatgtgaattttattttaattataaaaaataaataattctcatAATTCATTCTCCGTAACTGCCTACAACTTCCCCTAAATTGTCTCCACTCACAAAGCAGCAAGAGGCAGAGTGAGGATAGAATCAGTTTTCATAGCTTCCATACATAAAAGTCTTCACActgtcttttccttttctctcacaCTCAAATCTACAGCATcgtatttctctctctctcaggtCTCTCTCTATTTCTCCCTCAAAGATGCTCTAGCTATATGCTAGAATTATCTAAAGCAAAGATTCTTGTGTCTTGTGGCATGCACAAGCATGACTTAAACTTCATGTCTTGtctcttattattttcttcttccttcctctACATATGCATTAGACCATTACACTAGGCAAGCTTGCATGTGCATGTTTATATCtagaattattaattaatgcacCATTTCTTCTATTCTATGGTGGTTATAGAATCATCAATTAATGCACCATTTCTTCTATTTCTATGTTGGTTTAAGTTTCCACTAAATAGAACTTGTTTTTCCATGTTGCAGGTTGTTTTGTTACAATGGCACTAAGCACATACTTCAACTTTGAAACTCTTCAAATTCCCAACTTAGAAACAAACACTTTCCATGAAGCCATGCCAGAAGAAGTAGCAGCACCAAACCTCCAACAGCTTTTTCCCTATTCAGATGAAAGCTTCTTTCTTTCAGACGCGCTTTTTGAGAACTATATTGACCCAACTGGTGGTTTTCTCTATCCTCCAGACGTAAACCCTCCTTATGATGGGGACATTTTCCCAACTCATAAAGATTACAAACTTCTCCCATGTTCAAAACGCCAAAAGTGCTGCTATGAGGAACAACAACGACAACAAGAACACGTGTACTCTTCTTCATTGCAAGAGTTTACTACACCCACACTACCATCCAGTTTCTTAGATGGCTTTGTTATTCCTTATGATAATTGCTGCTCCTTGCAAGCAGAGGAACTGCAACAGAAACTCTTCTCCGAGACACAATATGGTGATACTTGTGTTGATCTTCCATGTGAGAAGAAAGGCAATGAGAGAACCATATCTCCACAGAGTGTAGCGGCgagagaaaggagaagaaagatCACTAAGAAGACTCAAGAGCTTGGGAAGTTGGTCCCTGGTGGACCAAAGATGAACACAGCTGAGATGCTTCATGCAGCTGGAAAGTATGTTATGTACCTTCAGGCCCAAGTTGGGATGCTTGAACTCATGAACACACTCGAGGTACGTGACTGTTGATTTCTTgccataatttttaatcatgtgTGTCACAAATTATGTTAGCTATGAAACTGcttaatttcacttgaattttaactattttagtAACTTTAGTGAATTCACAGTGGAAATGTCACtcttgttttttccttttaatgtttttaattggtttttatTATGTGTTGCTTCctcaatatatatttactttaacAATCCGAATGGTGAATGTATGTGCTAATTTGCTAATTGCTGAGTATTTTGTCATCTAGTACGTGTGAGGACCTCCTTAAATTAGAGCGTTATTATTGTACAATAGATATATAAGGATGATTGTCTTCTGTTTTGCTCGATCATTAATTGGTAAATACGAAAGTTGAAATTGCTTATTATTGCCAGATATTTGGTTAGTTATGTGTAGTTCACTAATGTATATGACCCACTTTTGTATCAATATCACTTTTCGTTCCTTTTACTAGAGAGACttaatatatcaaaaaaattaaaaaaaaaaaaagagagagttttAAGGAAACGGTTACAAGAGGAGGACATGGTCAACATGACAAATGATAACATAAGAGTGACGTTCAGAACAAGAAATATACAAATGAGTTTTTGTTATGTAACTGCTTTGTGTGTAATTTtccagtttttttatataatatttcatggtttactttcttttgttttcgttataaaattaatgtctaCATGTCTACACTTTATTGAACAACATTCcgaagaattaaaaaaagagtcATCCCATCCCATGATTTAACACCATTGAAATTAATGAAGTTAGTAACTTACTCCAAAATTATCTGGAAAGTATCAAGTCaatctttgaatttttcttcttaatttatttcttatatttttaattaagctagctcaaactcatatcttatatttttctaattgtaGCAGGAAGATAAAGCTGAACCTCCTCCTGAAAATCTACACGCTCTGGTTGCTTCTCCCTTTGTTCAAGAGAAGTTGTACACGGAGGAAAGGtgctttgttccaaaagaagtTGTCACTACTTTGACAAATCACAAGGATGTTCAATCGAGACCTACCATTCTTAAGGATCTTAAACAGCTGATTGGGACAGACATTGAGAAGAAAGCAAAGCAAGAATGAATTAATCTTTACAAACTGTTCATGATCTGTTTGCATTTTTCCATTGTTTCATttcaattccttttttttctttctttctattttattgttttctggtAAATATTGCCCTCTTGTGAGCCAAgtttagattagattagattcaTTTCGTAGTTCATTTTCCATGTTGAATGTAGAGCCAAGTTTAGATTAGATTGGATTCATTTTGCATGTAAAGAAGAACCAAGTTTAGAGTAAATCAGATTCATTTTGCAGGTAATTAAGAACCACCAAGTATTTCAGTTTTTtggatgtattttttttatcatct contains:
- the LOC102665807 gene encoding transcription factor bHLH52, giving the protein MALSTYSNCDTLQISNLETNTFHEAMPEEEVAAPNLQHFFSYLDESFFLSNTLLENYIDPTFGFLYPPGINHPYDPFTSLTSRDDIFPTHEDYNLLPCPKRKKCCYEEKQQHQEHVYSSLQEITTPTLLSNLIDGFVVPYENCSSFQAEELQQPVFYEVTQYGDPCVDLQCEKRGTKRPISPPRERRRKITEKTQELGKLVPGGPKMNTAEMLHAAAKYVKFLQAQVGMLELMNILEEDKAEPPPENIHALVVSPLVQEKLYTEERCFVPNGIVTTLTNHEDVHSRPTILEDLKQLIGTDIEKKQSKTKSS
- the LOC102665938 gene encoding transcription factor bHLH52 → MALSTYFNFETLQIPNLETNTFHEAMPEEVAAPNLQQLFPYSDESFFLSDALFENYIDPTGGFLYPPDVNPPYDGDIFPTHKDYKLLPCSKRQKCCYEEQQRQQEHVYSSSLQEFTTPTLPSSFLDGFVIPYDNCCSLQAEELQQKLFSETQYGDTCVDLPCEKKGNERTISPQSVAARERRRKITKKTQELGKLVPGGPKMNTAEMLHAAGKYVMYLQAQVGMLELMNTLEEDKAEPPPENLHALVASPFVQEKLYTEERCFVPKEVVTTLTNHKDVQSRPTILKDLKQLIGTDIEKKAKQE